GAGTGATACTGTACAGTTACCACCAACGAAAGTTTTAGTACCTTTCGCTAAGCCGTCTTTAATTACATTAAGGTTAACCGGATCAAGAACGATGATTGCATCATCAGTCATACGTAAAGTAGATGCCGCATCAATCCAGTAGCCATCCCAACCAGTTGCTTTTAACTTTGGGAAAACTTCAGACGTGTAGTCACCACCTTGACAGGTAATAATGACATCCATTTGCTTCAGACTGGTAATGTCTGTAGCTTCCATAAGTGCTGGGGCAGTCTTACCACCAAATGAAGGAGCTTCACCACCTGCATTACTGGTAGAGAAGTAGAATGGCTCAATATGAGCAAAATCATTCTCTTCAACCATACGTTGCATAAGGACGGAACCGACCATCCCGCGCCAACCGACCAGACCTACTTTCATGTCATTTTGCCTCGGTGCGTTAAAATTGTTAAAGGGGGAGTTGAGTGTATCAAAAGTGCTCACAACTGCAAGCGTTACAGAATCAAAACAGCAATTTTATTGAGTAGAATATCTTGTTTATGTTACATACAAAATTGATAAAGATGACAAAAACATTAAAAAACAAATCATCTTAAAAGAGTAATTTCAATGATTTATATCGAAGTACTGGCAGTAGTGGTGATTTGGTTAAGCTTCTGGTCACTTATTCCTCGTGATGAGTGGTGGTTTCGAGGTGCAGATTTTCCAAGATTACAAATTCTGTTTATTGGCTTAATTGCTTTAATTGGTATGTTGTTTTGGCCGACCGAATGGGATGTATGGCGTGAGCTTTTGCTTGCGGTACTCATCGCAGCGATTGCCTACCAACTTAAAATGGTTTTACCGTATACGCTGTTTTGGAAAAAACAGGTTAAAAAGGTCAAACAGCATCAGCTAGATCCTACAAAACAGATTTCACTGATAGTTTCTAATGTGCTCACCCCGAATGATAAATATCATTTATTACTTGAGCATGTACGGACGTTGAAACCTGATTTATTGCTTACTTTAGAGAGCGATACAACTTGGGAAAATGCTTTAAAAGAGATCGAGAAAGATTATCCATACCGTGTGCCCGTACCTTTAGATAATTTATACGGGATGCATTTATATAGCCGGTTACCGCTTAAAAATACTGAGGTTAAATTCATTTTAAGTAATGAAATACCTTCTATTCATACCACGGTAATTTTGCGATCTGGCATGCCTGTTCAGCTCTACTGTTTACATCCTAAGCCACCTAGCCCAACTGAAGCAAAAGATTCAACACTGCGTGACGCTGAGCTTTTAATTGTCGGAGACCAAATTAAAGATCTTGATGAAAGTTGTATTGTGATGGGGGATTTAAACGACGTAGCGTGGTCACGAACAACCCGTTTATTTCAACGTATTAGTGGGCTACTCGATCCACGAGTGGGGCGACATTTTATTAATACTTTTCATGCGGACTATCCTTTATTGCGCTGGTCACTTGACCATATCTTTCATAGTACAGACTTCGGTTTAGTAAAAATGCAGCGTTTATCTCATATTGGATCAGACCATTTTCCTGTCTATGTCGTTTTACAAACAGGTCGAATATTTGAAGAGATTCACGAGGAATTAGAACAAACTCAAGCCGATGAAGAAGAAGCTCAAGCCGCGATACAAGAAGGTATTGCTAAAGCTGAAAAAGAAGAAAAAATCGTGACTGATGAAATTGCACAGCCTTATAAAGAGAAAAATATATAAAGTGAGTTGTAAGCAATAACGTACAAAGATTTGAGTCTAGGTCCAATAGGCAGACAGAGTTAAAACCCGTATTCTACATTCATCGGCACACGGAAGCGGGAATGGATAATCCCAAGTAAGGATGCACTAAGCTGATATGGAACGACATCACGGATAAGATGTTAGAACGGAAGCGATAAAAAGAATTATATACCCTGAAAGCACAACCTCATTTACCCGAGTTTTGCAGGACGCAGAACTCGGGTTGATATTTTATAGATATATCATTTAATTCGTTGTAAATAAAACCAATATTTTTAAGGTATTCTTAATTTTAAAATCTACTTAATTATAAGTCATCGTCCATAAATTTTTTTATATATCTGAGCAATTTTTAATGAAAATGGATACAAAAAACTTTTTTGTTAAGTTTTTGTTTTTATAGATTATTGACGGATAAATCTAGGCTTTGACCTATTTAGATATAAATTGGACTTGTTTAATTGGCAAATCTCAATAGAATGTGCCGATCGTTGACATGTTGGATCGTCAACAGGCATTGTTGTTTACTTCGCCGGATCGGCGGGTTGTGATTTGCTTGTGCATTTAAATTTCTGTTTGGAAATTCGTGTACATATTGAGGTTTCACTCTAAAGTAGTGGTCTTCTCCCTCTCATATTTGATACTTTGCGGTGCATAAGGATTGTCTTATGAAGAATTTTAAATTTAGCCTTGCATGGCAAATTTTAATTGCTTTAATCCTAGGGATAGTTGTCGGGGCTGTTTTACATAACCAGCCTGAAATCAAAGATAGTATTGTAAATAACGTTCTTACTCCATTAGGTAAGATCTTTATTAGCCTGATTAAAATGATTGTAATCCCAATCGTTTTCTCTACATTGATTTTAGGTATTGCTGGTGTTGGCAGTACAAAAAGTCTAGGGCGTCTTGGTTTTAAAACCATTCTCTATTTCGAAATTATTACTACTATTGCTATTTTGGTTGGCTTGTTTGCAGCGAATATCTTCCATCCAGGTTCAGGCATTGATATGTCTCAACTGGTACAAACTGATATTTCTCAATATAAGCATACAACTGAAGAAGTACAGTCACAGTCTCATGGTATTATCCAGACGATATTATCGCTTATCCCAACGAACATTATTAGTTCAATGGCGCATGGCGAAATGTTGCCAGTGATTTTCTTTGCTGTGCTATTTGGTATTGGTTTATCTTCATTACCAGCAACAACAAAAGACCCATTATTAAATGTATTTCATGCTGTATCGGAAACAATGTTCCGTGTAACACACATCATCATGAAATATGCGCCAGTGGGTGTATTTGGCTTAATCGCTGTAACTGTTGCAAACTTCGGTTTTGCTTCGCTTATTCCATTGGGTAAATTGGTTGTATTGGTTTATGGTGCAATCTTATTCTTTGCTTTAGTGGTTTTAGGTATTACTGCAAAAATGTTCAGCATCAATATCTTTACTTTGTTTAAGATTTTGAAAGATGAATTAATTTTGGCGTATTCGACTGCAAGTTCGGAAACAGTTTTACCGCGTATTATGCAAAAAATGGAAGCTTATGGTGCGCCAAAAGCGATTTCTAGTTTTGTAATCCCAACTGGTTATTCATTTAACCTTGACGGTTCTACGCTTTACCAAAGTATCGCAGCAATCTTTATTGCACAGCTTTACGGTATTGAAATGTCAATCAGCCAACAAGTGATTTTAGTTGTAACGTTAATGATTACTTCTAAAGGTATTGCAGGTGTTCCTGGGGTATCATTTGTTGTGTTATTGGCGACATTAGGCAGTGTTGGTATTCCTGTAGAAGGCTTAGCATTTATTGCTGGTGTTGACCGTATCATGGATATGGCTCGTACTGCGTTGAACGTTGTAGGTAACGCGCTTGCTGTACTTGTAATCAGTAAATGGGAAAAACAATACGACTATGAAAAAGCTGCTGCTTATGAAGCATCTCTTAAGTAATAGAGAAGTTTTTTAGTCGAAAAAACCCGCGAACATCGCGGGTTTTTTTTATTGGGTTATTTCAATACACTTTGATATAGCTCAAGGGTTTGGTCACACATATCTTTTAAACTAAACATTGTCACAGGAGCGACTGTTTGAGGTTGTTCAATATGATGCTTTACTATTTCTAATAAAGCTTTTTCATTTTCTGCTTCAACAAGACCCTGCGGGTACACATGAGATAAAATCTCGGCAACACCTCCACGGTTCCAGCCAATGACCGGCGTACCGACAGAGAGCGCTTCTAATGCTGTTCTACCGAATGTTTCTGCTTGATTGGATAGAGAGAGCACTATATCGCTAAAAGCGAGCCATTCGCGTATATCTGAGCGATGTCCTACAAATGTAATTTTATCTGCAAGTCCTTTGCTTTGAATGGTGTTTTGCAACTCACTTAAATAGGCTTGTTTTTTTACATCAGCCCCACCTACAACAACAGCATGCAGTTGAGGATATTGCGAATGAAGTTGCTGCATCAGTTCAATTAAACTTTCATGTCCTTTTAAACGAGTAATACGGCCAGGTAGGCAAAGTAAAAATTTATTTTCAAGTTCGGGAAAGTCGTTAAAGACTTGGTTAAACCACTGTGCTGAAGGTTGATAGTTATGCGGAAAAGCGGCAGGGTCAATTCCTCGATAAATCCGGATAATATCTTGTGGTGGACAGTTTTTATAATGGCCTGTGATGTATTTAACTACGCTGTCAGAAACAGCGATCACTTTTTCTGCCTGAGTCATGATCGCACTATAACGATTAACTGAATAGAAACCATGTACCGTGCTAATGAGGTGAGGGCGTTTATTCGCTGGTATTTTTCTTAAAGCGAAGTGGGTTAGCCATGCAGGTACGCGAGAGCGCACATGTACAATGTCTGGTTGGTGTTCTTCAATAAGCTGACGTAATGGACGGATTTGCCACAAGCTCGACAATGATTTTTTATGAATCGGCAGTGTTAAGTGTGTGGAACCTTCAGCTTCAAGTTGTGAGACCAAACGCCCGCCATTAGACACAACTAGAGACTGATGACCTTGTGCAACCAGTGCACGTGCAATTTCCAGTGTGCCGCGTTCTACGCCACCGCTATTGAGTTCTGGGAGAAGTTGCATCACTTTCATTATTTTTTGCCTTATACGTTCATAAAAGATGGATCATCCATAGATACATCATCTCAAACTAAATCATTATCCAGAGTTTACTATCGTGATAGCGACATGGATGTCGCTGTTGCGTTGTGTTACAAGGATGTAACATCAGCGGAACAAAGGATTTTTGCTTACTTTTTATCCCTAAAAAGTAAGGTCTGCCTATCCGAAAGTCTTTGAATATCACTTTAAATCGAGGCTGTGCCTATTACTAATCTAAAATTATTACAGCCTTATCTTAATAAATCTCTTCATATCCCTCTGGACGTGTTTTAAAGCGACGGTGAAACCACATATATTGAGTTGGTGCGATACGAAGCTGGTTCTCAATAATCTTATTCACACGCGTTGCATCATCGACTTCATCTTCACTTGGCATATTGTCAACCGCTGGCTCAATCAAGATATGATATTTAGGGTTCTGTACATCGCCATGACGATAAAAATATAAAGGCACAGCAACCGCCTTGGAAATTTTTAATAAACGACGGTGAGCGGTTACAGTGGCAGCTGGCACTCCAAAAAATGGTGCCATAACACCTTGTTTAAGCCCAAAGTCTTGATCGGGACTATACCAAATTGCATCACCCTCTTTAAGATGACGAATCAAACCACGCATGTCATCATGATCAATTTGTGCTTTATAAATTGTGCCGCGGCAACGATAAATTAGCATATCGAGGAGGGGGTTGTTTTGAGGGCGATACACAACATCCGGCTCGAAATATTGGGCGCATACATAACCACCTGCATCGAGTAAAGTACTATGTGTACCAAGCAATAAAACACCTTTGCCTTGAGCTTGTGCATTGGTAATGTGTTCTAAGCCTTCAATAGTGACGCGGTTTTTAAACCAGTAAGGTTTATACCATGCATTTAAGGTCTCAAAAATACCAAGCATCATATCTACAAAAACTTGTTTTGCTTGTTGCTGTACTTTTTCAGGTGACCATTCAGGGAAACAAACTTCTAAATTACGAATTGTGGTTTTACGACGAGACTTTAAATATTTCCAAGCAAGGTTTGCCAATCCATGAGCTAAGCGCCATTGAACTGCCCACGGTAAAATAGCCAAAAGCATCAGGAAAGTAATCGCAATCCACACACCCCAATATTTAGGCAACAAAAAGGACCATTGAAACTCACCGGGCGTATAAGGCTGCTTTTGGCTCATAACGATATAAAGAATTTAAAAAGTTAAAACTGCCAAAAGTGTATCACGAACTGAATTTATCGTCGTAATACACAGGAGTAAATTGAAGGTTTAGACGCGATAAAGAAAAATAAAGCGGGTTATCGGCGGTGTTCTAGAAGAATACGAACCGCAAGGCCGGCTAATACTGTACCCATGACCCAGCGTTGAATGCTTGCCCAAAGTGGTTTTTTTTGTAGAAAAAGAGCAATGCTACCAGCAGAAAATACAATCAGCGCATTTACTGAAACGCTTACAAAAATTTGTATAGTCCCGAGTTGGATAGACTGCGCTAAAATACTGCCTTGTTGTGGGTGAATAAACTGAGGTAATAAAGATAAATACATAATCGCAATTTTAGGATTAAGTAAATTAGTCAAAAAGCCCATTAAAAATAACTTTAATGGTGAGTCAACCGCTAAATCTTTAACATTAAAAATAGGTGTGGCATTGGGGCGTAAAGCTTTCCATGCTAACCAAAGTAAGTACATCGCACCGGCAATACGAATAGTGTCATAGGCATATGGAACTGCGACCACAAGTGCCGTAATCCCGAAAGAAGCGCAGAGCATATAAAATACAAAACCAACCGCAACGCCACCGAGAGAAATAAAACCTGCGAGTTTGCCCTGACTAATGGAACGAGAGATAAGATAAATCATGTTTGGGCCAGGGGTGAGTACCATCGCCAGACAAATGAATCCAAATGCCAAAATTTGAGAGAGATCTAGCATGGAAATATCCTTAAATATTATTATACTGATAGGTATAACATAATTATTTTTATAAATCTTATTTGAAAAAATATCTTAAATTATATTTAAAAAAGCCCCCTAATCTAGGAGGCTTTTTAAATTAATCAGCAGGTAAAAAAATTAATTCCCTTTACTCATTTGCTCAAGTTCATCCCAGCGCTCTAACTTTTCAAGGAGTAACTCTTCAATTTCTGCTAGACGCTGGCTTGCTTTGGTTGCCGCATCGGCATCCGTTACGAACCATGAGCCGTCAGCAAGTTTGTCAGAAAGTTCAGCTTGCTCATTTTCTAACTTTTCAATTTCTGCCGGTAATTGCTCAAGTTCACGTTGATCTTTGTAGCTTAGTTTGACCTTTTTTACGTTCGTTTGAGCTGCATTTTTTTCAGCTTCTGCTTTAGCCTGAGCTTTTTTTACATCGCCTTTTTGGTCAACGACTCTCTCGTTTGGACGCTGAATCAAATAGTCCTGATAACCACCGATATATTCTGCAATACCGCCTTTGCCATCAAATACCCAAGTTGATGTCACAACGTTGTCCATAAAAGCACGGTCATGGCTAATTAGAAGCAAAGTACCTTTATATTCAGACAACATCTCCTCAAGTAGCTCAAGTGTGACCATATCTAAGTCATTCGTTGGCTCATCCATTACAATCAGGTTCGATGGCTTGAGCAATAGTTTTGCTAACAGGACACGATTACGCTCACCACCAGAAAGTGCTTTTACCGGTGTACGAGCTCGTTCCGGAGAGAATAGGAAGTCTTGTAAGTAACTGAGAATATGGCGACGTTGACCATTTACATCAACGAAATCTGAACCTTCAGAAACGTTTTCAGAAACCGACTTTTCAAGGTCAAGCTGATTACGTAATTGGTCGAAGTAAGCAATTTCAAGCTGAGTTCCTGTTTTGACAACACCTTCGTGCTGAACTTCGCCTAAGATCGCTTTAATTAAAGTAGTCTTTCCGACGCCATTATCACCGACCAAACCAATGCGGTCACCGCGCATAACAATGGCAGAGAAATCTCTAATGAGGGTTTGTCCATCGTAGCTTACGCTTAAGTGTTCAATATCAAATACAAGTTTGCCTGAGCGCTGTGCTTCTTGAACGCCCATATTGACTTTGCCTTGTTGGAAACGGCGAGCTTTTGACTCTTCTCGTAATGCTTTAAGGGCACGAACACGACCTTCATTACGTGTACGACGTGCTTTAATACCTTGACGAATCCATGCTTCTTCTTCGGCAAGTTTCTTTTCAAACAAGGCATTTTGTTTTTCTTCAGCTTCAAGCTGCTGAGCTTTTAGGTCAAGATAACGAGAATAGTTTCCTTCATAGCTGCGTAATATGCCGCGATCCAATTCCACAATACGAGTTGCAAGGCGGTCTACAAAAGAACGGTCATGCGAAATAAAGAGTAAGGTTAAATTATTTTGATCAAGCAGGAATTTCTCAAGCCACTCAATACTTTCAACATCTAAGTGGTTAGTTGGCTCATCGAGTAATAACACATCTGGTTGGGTAAGTAGGGCGCGGGCGAGTAAAACGCGACGTTTACGACCACCTGATAGGTCTGCTAGATCTGCATTCGGATCTAACTCCATTTTACCTAAAATCGTGTTGACCTTATTTTCTAATGCCCATCCATCAAGTTGGTCAAGTTTATGCTGTAAAGATCCCATACGATCGCAAGCTTCCATGTCACCAAGTACACAGGCATCACTTGCTTCATGATAGGCTTTAAGTACGGCAGCGGCTTCTCCTGCACCTTCTGCTACAATATCTGCAACTTTGCCCGATGACATTGGAACATCCTGAGCTAACATAGAAACAGTTAAACCATTTTGGACAGAAACTTCACCAGAATCTGGTAGTAGGCTTCCCTCAATGAGTTTAAGTAAAGTAGACTTACCTTCACCATTACGACCAATTAAACAGACTCGTTCGCCACGTTCTAGGTTGAAGTTCGCGCCATCGAGCAGGGCAGGTCCGCCAAAAGCAAGTTGGACATCCCTTAAAGTAATATAGGCCATAATGTTTTCCAAAATCTCAAATGAGGACTTAAATGACTAAACCACCATATCATGATGATCAAGCGTCATTTTCCGCACCCATTGAAGATTTGCAAGTGCGAATTGCATTTTTAGATGATTTAGTTGAGGAATTAAATCAGCAACTCGCGATTCAAACTTTAGAAATAGCTGATTTAAAAAAACAAATGCAATTACTTTATCAACGTGTGGAATCTGCAGATTTATCAGAGGGTGTTGCACCTTTTGATCCATTAACGAATAAGCCACCGCATTATTAAATAAAATGGCAAGCGTTACGCTTGCCATTTATTTTCGTAAGTGCAACTTAAAATCCGTGTAAAACGATTTTCCCTTTGGTTGAACCACTTTCAATTTGCTCATGAACCCGTGTTAAGTTTTCAGCATTAATTGGGCTTAAAACCTGAGTTACAGTTGTTTTGATTTTACCTTCATCCACCAGTTTACTGACTTCATTTAGTAGCGCACTTTGTTTTTCCATATCTTCAGTCTGGAACATTGAGCGCGTAAACATAAATTCCCAGTGAACTGAGACAGACTTAGATTTAAACGGTTTAATATCTAACTGATCAGGGTCATCAATAAGTCCAAAATGACCTTGTGGAGCAATTAACTCTACAATATTTGATAAATGTTGATCTGTTTCAGTGGTTGAGAATACATATAAAGGTGCACTTAAACCTAATTGTTTAATTTGTGCAGCTAAAGGCTGACGGTGGTCTAATACATAATCAGCACCTAGTTGTTCTACCCATTCTTTTGTTTCGGGGCGTGAAGCTGTAGCAA
The window above is part of the Acinetobacter baumannii genome. Proteins encoded here:
- a CDS encoding endonuclease/exonuclease/phosphatase family protein; translation: MIYIEVLAVVVIWLSFWSLIPRDEWWFRGADFPRLQILFIGLIALIGMLFWPTEWDVWRELLLAVLIAAIAYQLKMVLPYTLFWKKQVKKVKQHQLDPTKQISLIVSNVLTPNDKYHLLLEHVRTLKPDLLLTLESDTTWENALKEIEKDYPYRVPVPLDNLYGMHLYSRLPLKNTEVKFILSNEIPSIHTTVILRSGMPVQLYCLHPKPPSPTEAKDSTLRDAELLIVGDQIKDLDESCIVMGDLNDVAWSRTTRLFQRISGLLDPRVGRHFINTFHADYPLLRWSLDHIFHSTDFGLVKMQRLSHIGSDHFPVYVVLQTGRIFEEIHEELEQTQADEEEAQAAIQEGIAKAEKEEKIVTDEIAQPYKEKNI
- the gltP gene encoding glutamate/aspartate:proton symporter GltP, with product MKNFKFSLAWQILIALILGIVVGAVLHNQPEIKDSIVNNVLTPLGKIFISLIKMIVIPIVFSTLILGIAGVGSTKSLGRLGFKTILYFEIITTIAILVGLFAANIFHPGSGIDMSQLVQTDISQYKHTTEEVQSQSHGIIQTILSLIPTNIISSMAHGEMLPVIFFAVLFGIGLSSLPATTKDPLLNVFHAVSETMFRVTHIIMKYAPVGVFGLIAVTVANFGFASLIPLGKLVVLVYGAILFFALVVLGITAKMFSINIFTLFKILKDELILAYSTASSETVLPRIMQKMEAYGAPKAISSFVIPTGYSFNLDGSTLYQSIAAIFIAQLYGIEMSISQQVILVVTLMITSKGIAGVPGVSFVVLLATLGSVGIPVEGLAFIAGVDRIMDMARTALNVVGNALAVLVISKWEKQYDYEKAAAYEASLK
- a CDS encoding glycosyltransferase family 4 protein, which gives rise to MKVMQLLPELNSGGVERGTLEIARALVAQGHQSLVVSNGGRLVSQLEAEGSTHLTLPIHKKSLSSLWQIRPLRQLIEEHQPDIVHVRSRVPAWLTHFALRKIPANKRPHLISTVHGFYSVNRYSAIMTQAEKVIAVSDSVVKYITGHYKNCPPQDIIRIYRGIDPAAFPHNYQPSAQWFNQVFNDFPELENKFLLCLPGRITRLKGHESLIELMQQLHSQYPQLHAVVVGGADVKKQAYLSELQNTIQSKGLADKITFVGHRSDIREWLAFSDIVLSLSNQAETFGRTALEALSVGTPVIGWNRGGVAEILSHVYPQGLVEAENEKALLEIVKHHIEQPQTVAPVTMFSLKDMCDQTLELYQSVLK
- the lpxL gene encoding LpxL/LpxP family Kdo(2)-lipid IV(A) lauroyl/palmitoleoyl acyltransferase — its product is MSQKQPYTPGEFQWSFLLPKYWGVWIAITFLMLLAILPWAVQWRLAHGLANLAWKYLKSRRKTTIRNLEVCFPEWSPEKVQQQAKQVFVDMMLGIFETLNAWYKPYWFKNRVTIEGLEHITNAQAQGKGVLLLGTHSTLLDAGGYVCAQYFEPDVVYRPQNNPLLDMLIYRCRGTIYKAQIDHDDMRGLIRHLKEGDAIWYSPDQDFGLKQGVMAPFFGVPAATVTAHRRLLKISKAVAVPLYFYRHGDVQNPKYHILIEPAVDNMPSEDEVDDATRVNKIIENQLRIAPTQYMWFHRRFKTRPEGYEEIY
- a CDS encoding LysE family translocator; translated protein: MLDLSQILAFGFICLAMVLTPGPNMIYLISRSISQGKLAGFISLGGVAVGFVFYMLCASFGITALVVAVPYAYDTIRIAGAMYLLWLAWKALRPNATPIFNVKDLAVDSPLKLFLMGFLTNLLNPKIAIMYLSLLPQFIHPQQGSILAQSIQLGTIQIFVSVSVNALIVFSAGSIALFLQKKPLWASIQRWVMGTVLAGLAVRILLEHRR
- a CDS encoding ATP-binding cassette domain-containing protein — its product is MAYITLRDVQLAFGGPALLDGANFNLERGERVCLIGRNGEGKSTLLKLIEGSLLPDSGEVSVQNGLTVSMLAQDVPMSSGKVADIVAEGAGEAAAVLKAYHEASDACVLGDMEACDRMGSLQHKLDQLDGWALENKVNTILGKMELDPNADLADLSGGRKRRVLLARALLTQPDVLLLDEPTNHLDVESIEWLEKFLLDQNNLTLLFISHDRSFVDRLATRIVELDRGILRSYEGNYSRYLDLKAQQLEAEEKQNALFEKKLAEEEAWIRQGIKARRTRNEGRVRALKALREESKARRFQQGKVNMGVQEAQRSGKLVFDIEHLSVSYDGQTLIRDFSAIVMRGDRIGLVGDNGVGKTTLIKAILGEVQHEGVVKTGTQLEIAYFDQLRNQLDLEKSVSENVSEGSDFVDVNGQRRHILSYLQDFLFSPERARTPVKALSGGERNRVLLAKLLLKPSNLIVMDEPTNDLDMVTLELLEEMLSEYKGTLLLISHDRAFMDNVVTSTWVFDGKGGIAEYIGGYQDYLIQRPNERVVDQKGDVKKAQAKAEAEKNAAQTNVKKVKLSYKDQRELEQLPAEIEKLENEQAELSDKLADGSWFVTDADAATKASQRLAEIEELLLEKLERWDELEQMSKGN
- a CDS encoding SlyX family protein; translated protein: MTKPPYHDDQASFSAPIEDLQVRIAFLDDLVEELNQQLAIQTLEIADLKKQMQLLYQRVESADLSEGVAPFDPLTNKPPHY